aatcagtaaattaaatttgataaataaataaatacacaaaattaaataaataacctCACTCTATGACATGACCATTTTGATTTCATGCATCAAAGCTGGAGCAGcagtatatttatatgtatatttatcaGTTCAGTTTCATTCTCCTCTTATAGAAGGTGTACATTAGCGCCCCCTCTAGGTGAAGTGCAGACAATGACAGTACAATATGAGGGTCGTCCAGAGGATGGCGGCAGAACACAGTTTGTTATTACAATGTACATTGATGATGAATGTaaatattcttaaaaaaaaggctAGGTCTTTGAGCCATTAGATAAAagttgtatgtgtatatatatatatatatatatatatatatatatatatatatatatatatatatatatatatatatacatacatacatatatatgtatatatacatgtttgttgttgtttgtgggtGTGCgcaaaagcccccccccccaaaaaaaaaaaaaacccaaaaaaacaataaaaataaaataaagggggctgtggggttgaaagggttaactAAGGAACTTCTCAAAAGGTGGAAGTGCTCTCACCGCCTCAGCTGAGCCACAGCCGGCCCTGTGTCCCCATATATTCATGTATCACAGGTTAATCGTgcacaaaaatgtgaaaatgaatgtaAATGTTGGGGCACGTCAAACTTCAATCTCCATACTCGTGATTATTTTTTCACTCAGAGAGGAAACACATTGTATAATGATGCTCTCATATAAACAGAGGAAATATGCAGGATGTAGTTTCCACAGCAACCACTGCCACATCCACTGCAGCCTGCCTgaacacaatgatgatgtctgtgtgtgtgtgtgtcgtctgtACATTAATaacatcacccccccccccaaaaaaaaagctttgtatATTCCTTCAACAGACGCCAGACAAACATATAAGCTCCAGCCAAAACTACAAAGCTATTAGAGCAACAAGCGACAGAAACCCCCCCAGCCAGCCTTTctcgcccacacacacacgggaggAAGCAACAAactccagacacacaaacagtcaaaACACAACCAGCAAACGTGTGCATTTACAAGTCAATCACCAATATTACTTTCATTCATTCGTGAATCTGATTATAGATTATAATATGATTAAGTAATccaacaaaagaagaacaataaagatctttttaaCCCCACTTTCAATACATGTAacaatatttgtttgtttggattCCATTACCTATCGTTAGCATCCGTGCTCATGCAACTGTGCATGAGCTAGCATCCTGGGCATCAATTCCATTTTACAGTTTCTATGGCTATGTTTCTAGCCTACTTAAGCTAAACTAGCTTAACAGTAATATTTACATACCACAGCCCTGCAGCAAGGCTAGGTAACAGTTAGCTAGCAGCTCTCTTTAACAAGCATGACATTGTGACACTTTTGCTTTGAGTGAGTAATGGTAACTGATGTGCAAGTTTGCATagcaaacagaaaaagaaatagttgattctaagtaaaaaaaaaaacaattagtaGTAAAAGCTAATATTAGCTCCAACACATGGATAAAGAAACTGCTGTTTGCAGTTGAATTGTTTCTTGTAAATGTGCATGATATCATGCTAAAAGCTGCTTGCGTGAAATACCTTGGTTAGCTAGCTGTAGCTTAGCTACGCTGCATGAATCTGGCAATGATTTAAAGCAATGTCATTTAGCGCACAGAGAGTTTGGTTAAATTAGATGATGCTCtactttatatattatatttagtTATACATTAACACACCAACAATAAAAAGTAATGAGTGGCACAGGCTAATATTAGCTACTTTTTAGGTTGAAATGCTGTTTACAGCTGAATCATTTCCTGTAAGCCTAAATGCTATCATGCTAAAGCTGCGTGTCCTTGGAAAGGCGCTAGCATTTTGGGCTAGCATATCATATTCCAGTTTGTATGAAATAGCTATACAGGATAACTGGATTAAACAAGCCCTTAATGAAGCACATTAGCAAAATAATGCAATTTTTTTGTAGGCTAATTAGTTGCACATGCTAATGATTCCAGTCCTGGTTAGCGTAGCCATGTTCTCACTGGCCCCTGTGTAGCCTGCATGTGAACGACCGTGTGCACCAACCTTCAGGGTGGAGGTGAGTATGCGGAGGCGGTGCAGCCGCTCGTTGAGCTGAGGGTCGGCGGCCCTGCGGAGGAACGACTGCCTGAACTCTGATTGGCCTTTAGCTTCCGAACCGCCCCGACCTAGAGGGCAGACCCCGCCCTGCTCGCAGGCGCGAAACAGGTCGCCCAGGGACACACCCTCACCGGCACCTTCaacacggggggggggggggggggagaaaaaagtcctaatcttaatcctaatcttaatctgtGCATATATATAGATTGTTATAATGCagcattttctccttttttgttgttAGCGTGTTGCTAACAACCGCAGCATGATGAATATTACTAAATTGTTGACTTCCTGTCAACTGGATGTGGTTAATCTGATTGGTTGCAATTGACTTTGAAGTCGCTTCTGATTGGTGGACCCTGGTACATTGACTGCTAGCTAACTCACCGTTGTGcgcctgctgttcctctttggCTGGCGGCGCGAGCAGTACGTGCAGGTTGCTGTCTCGTGGCAGCGTGAAGCTGCGAGGTTTCCCTCCGTGGGTCGCCATGGGAACCAGCCTCTGCATCACCACGGGCAACGGGACGTTCCTCTGAGCGGGGAGGGTGTAAACGCCTCCGGCTGTCATGGAGCCGCAGCCGCCACCGCCCGGGCCAGGCTCGGCAAACACGGCGTCCTCTGtggtgaaaaaaacaaatcagctgtggttaacacacacacacaggacgacTCTTCTAATTGGTTACCGAGGGGTCCGGTCTGCAGGTAGTGCAGCCCGGCTTCGGTCAGCGGCGTCTCGATCAGGTCCTGCCAAGAGCGtctctgagaggaggaggagcgacCCGGGGACCCCGTCtcactgctgccccctgcaggacTGGAGCGGTACTGCAGGtgcaacaaagaaaaaatatttaatgaattgtgatataacatttttttaacccctcACACGCCTCACGCACCTCTATAGGATCACATCTGTACTGGATGTCACTGCCGCTGCTACCTCCCGCTTTCCTCCCACTATGGGTCGTGCCGCCCCCGACTAAAGGCCCCGGGTGATACTGCggctctgcagctgatgatgatgatgaaggtggtgGAAGGTCGCCACACAGGAAGTCCTCCTGGGAAGACCGAGAGCGGGACGTCTCCGTGGAGGACAGACGGGTGGTCCGGCCTTCCAAGTAAGCACTCATCTgatggacagagggacagagggagggatTATAGCAACAATTATAGCCAGATTTAACCCCTTTAGCGCTGATTTATCCCTTCAGGTACAGtgtgaactttaaaaaaaaacaagcgtGAACACAgtcatacgtgtgtgtgtgactcacggATGGAGGCCGTGGGTAGGTATCGTATGGAGGTGGGGGACTGTCCTGTTTGGGGCTGGAGGTGGCGTCATCCTCGTGTTCACTCTCGCTCCAGTAATCTGGAGAGAAATCCCACACGCGTACTGTCAGATCACACATCTATATACatacatagatagatagatagatccatctgtgcatgtgttcatTGATTAATATCTATGGATTCATCCACAGACAGTAAATGAGCAAGGAAAGTTAGTATCTCAATAAGTGCTAGACAGTAATTGCTATATGCTAAACGCTAAATGCTAAATGGTAAATGCTAACATAATTCTGGGGTTTACCACTCATCATCCTGCAGACGGGTGATGCTTcgaccttttttttattcttgttcACTGTGAATGCCAACAAACAGTGTTAACCCTCACCCTGCTCCTGGCGCAGCCGCTCTCGCTCTGCGTAACCTACAGCGGCCATGTTGAGACGACTCAGCCACCTGGCATGAAGGGGAGGAAGGGAAATACATCATGCATACTTTACAATCGAGTTATTTagttatttgatttatttcgCCACCCAGATGGGTgacccccccacaccccccacccTGCTGCATGAAGCACTGCTCCTACCTGTTCATGTCGTCCACTCCATCTGCTGCAAAGTAGAAGCTCTTGACCTTGGGGTGACAGGCTTTGAAAGCGCTATAGAGAGAaagggatttatttttttattttggtgcaAATCTGAAAGCATCTGAACTGCACGTGAAAATAAATACAGCTAAATACGCAGcaggcctgttttttttttatggagcaCTTACTACTTCTTGCGACATTCACTGGCTCGGTCGATCTTAAACTCTGGAAGACTGACGAAACCTTCTGCCTTCTCATCCTAAAGAGACAGAAATTAGCAACATGCTAGTTAGCACTAATTAGCATGGAACCAGTACAGATGAATGAGTCCAGGTGTTTTAAGATGCACAATCAACGCAACAATGATGTTAAGAGTCCTAATTAGCAACATGCTACTTATAATGCTAGTTAGTATGTTGCTAATTTGCATGTTAGCAAGGCAACAATGTTGTTAAGAGTACTgattagcagcatgctagttaTCATGCTAGCATGCTAGTTAGCATGTTCAGGTGTAAAGAGCAAAACTTTGAGTGAATGACTAAGAGGTCATCCTGATGGGTGGCATAAATATGCATATCAAATTTCATGACAATCCCATCTtgcaaagatttttttttgcacttgaaTGTGGAAAGATTAAATACAATGACTTCAACGTATGTTGCtaactagcatgctgctaattaGTACTCTTAACATCAATGTTGCCTTGCTAACATACTAATTAGCAACAAGCTAAGTAGCATGCTGCTAATTAGTACTCTTATCATCATTGTTGCTATGCTAACATACTAAATAGCAACATGCTAACTAGTGAGAAATTacagaccccatatagggccctcaatgtatcccacaatgcatcatgaaaagtggCGTCCATCATGCATAATTGCTGACAGTGTCATCTGTTTAGCCTGCAGAGCTGGGCTCGACATACATACCTCCTCGTTGATGTACCAGTACAGGCAGTTCTCCTTCAGGACGAACCAGTACTTCTTCCACTTCTGAGAGAAGTAACCCTTCGCATCCCTCTTCCTCCACAGCCAGCCCTCGCAGTCTCCCCGTCCCAGCGCCTTACAGGAGACGCGCCTCCGACTCAGGGAGGCCAGACCTCTTCCTGGAACAACAGTTAAAGGTGGCGTCAGTGGAACGAATGTAAAAATCACTAACTCTGAACTCCAAGGGTTACAAAAAAGGGTTTTTTGATGAACACGTACAtcatgaaaaatgttttttttttttcccttgatGAACACATACATCATAAAAAACGCATATAAAATAGACTTGAAATAAAGTGTAGCGACTAACTCGGGGTTAAACTGCTCTAaacaaagtaaagtaaagtaagaGTGGTGGATAAAGCTCCCTGCTTTCAGTCCAGCCCGCAGCAGACTCATTTAAAATCTGTGAGGACGATGTGTTCAAATGCAAACATGGAAATATGGAACTTCCTGCACAGACTATGAGAGTATGAATTATGATGCATTACATGGTGGGAAAAAGGTGATTCACATGCACATGAACTAAATCAGAAACTAAAAGGCCATTATTCATATTTTGAAGTAATTCATCAAATATCTGTTTTATTGTTGAAACAGTGACAGCACCATCAGTCAACTACAATGGGTTAAATGTCACCGTATTTCCTGTGAATGCTGGCTAGCTAATCTTATATTTTCATCTGCATACCATATTTTCCGGCACTTCGTTTTTCATCTTGCTagttagcatgttgctaactAGCAGCATGCTAACTAGCAAAGAACTAACTATGCTAACTATACTACTTCTACTAACTATACTACTAACTATACTATGCTAGTACTTTTAACATCATTGTTGCCTTGCTAACATACTAATCATACTAATTAGCCACACGCTAACTAGCGTAGCAGCATAACAGCATAACAACATTATGCTGACTATCGGCTGAGAGTTTAGAAAGCGCAGTGTCTAAGCagctgcttttctctctctgaggaTCCACTGAGTGACCACAGCTGGCAgcatcctttttttctgcttacCTTTATTCTTCTTCCTGTTCTTTGACTGCAGAGATGAGGACTGTTGGTATGtctgagaggagaagagaggagaggagagcaggctgTCAGTATGAATCTGTGGCCTTTTGTTTGCTtgcaatgaatcctgggatataAAAGATGACAGATCTGAGGGAGAGCGGGAGCGTCGAGATGAGCAGAGGAGGCCTGAAGACATACAGGCAAGAAAAATCACTCTTCTCTCATGatctcttcctcacacacacacacagggatggaAGTCAACCTCACAAAGGGCGTTTGGAACTTTCACACCTCTATACATAGAACAGACGTTCAGGTGATGGTCACAGTGTGAGGGAACAGCACTCATATCAGGCACACAACCCAAGAAGCTCTGACACAGCAGATTACTTAGCAACACTCAAAAGTATACTTTTTAATAAGTTATTAGCATTTTATTAGCATCATATACAGTAAATGGATGCGCTAGTGCCTCACGGTTCACTCAAATTTCCCTCTATGTTTTAAACCTAATCTAAGAGAGAGATGAAAAAGCGCCACAGTGAAGTGTGATCCCAGCAAATGCTGACACGTCATTACCCCGCTGTCACTTCCATGACATCTGTCCGCCCTGCTCCAGAGAGCCAGTTTGCTCGGTGGTGACcttatatatattgtatatctTGACAGTATCCCTTTAGAAATTAAAagcatttgcatgtgtgtgtgtgcgctcagtgtgtgtgtttacgctGTGATGGCAGATGGTGTGTCAGTGGGAGTGGGCGGGCCCGTTGTCGTCTGTCCTGCTGAGTGTATAGTGGGGCTGTGAGTGGCCGAGCTCCAGGCTCTGACATGTGTAACACTGTGACATCAGAGCTGGTCTGTTGCCCCATCTGACCTGTCAAGAGAGGTCATGTCTCAAATACACCCGCCGGAGGGGGGTACTTCATATTTAATGCTCCAATACTCACACATGAGGAGTGATGAAGGTGTTGGACAGAGAGTTCCCTTTAGCAGCTGgggcttcatttctcatgtACTTATGCTAACGTCAGTGTGCTAACATGCTCACATAATATTAACAGTGTTTACTATTTTCTTcaggctaaatgctaacatcagtgtgctaacatgctcacgtaacattagtaacaacagtgtcaccaaatttggcataaaattgtcccccgacgaaaattgcggcttgacactgtcgccattggcgggcgtggccgcACCGCTCTGTGGCGCCCcctggacgaaaattccacaaTGTACAgaaagtccgccatttgaaaaaaccacgccatgtaCCAATTTGCACTCTCCACACTTTTGCGCCCTTTTCCTAGGGGACTTGATCCAttgggctgaaaattggtgcacttgcccttaaggggtctGGGACCAACAGTTATCAAAAATgtagcacttcgtcatacggtctggctgtggcgccgccacgaagttgacccttcgccaacacacaggaaatggatgtatttgtggctgtacctcccacatacttcatccaatgtggatgaaaaaaatcaggcacgctgagcctgtcattctgaacagattgatataaatatatgcacatgcgggcgtggccacatggctcgccAGCGCCCCCTACATTGACATGTGGGTTGCagtttcacctacacacacatatgttggtacacatatgtagcACCTGTAGCCGTGAAAATTTTTTTTGGAGACCTCTAAAACGCaaaggaagtccgccattttgcatttttttttccctgcactTCTGCGAACTCCTCCTTGGCAATTTGCCCATCacagctgaaaattggtctggttactcttaacgcattagggaccaaaaatTCTCAAAAAcccagcacttcgtcacacggtctggctgtggcgccaccacgaagttgacccttcaccaATGCACAGAAAATAGATGTattttggctgtatctccctcatacttcatcctatgtggatgaaactttacagtcatgctgaacatctgactctgcacagattgatatgctgatatgctacagtcactgcgccacctgctggctggaggacctgtcttcATTATgtctacatgtgtgttttgctgtactcttctgccctgcagaccacagctcgtgccggtacagctgggagagaggtcgtgggacgataggagaggcggcggctgctgggcctgtcatcgctgcttacagctttaattatttattattatttttctttaggCTAACATCAGTGTGCTAACATGCTTAACATGCACATAACATTAACAGTGTCTAATGCTACTTTCACGGCTCTTCGGTTGCCGAACAGCCACAGCCTGCAAAGCAAGCATCATTCAAGCTAGCAACTTCATGCTAGCACATATGCGCACACAATTACAAAGCTTCAACtgattactttttttatttggtgaagaggaagaagatgctagctagctaactgcTCCGAGAACTGAATTTGACCATAACACTTTTCACAATTATGTGAATTGTTTCATAttaacagacagaaaacataGTAGCTATAAGCTTACGTGATAAATGGAGGCGGAGTCCCTGGGCGGTGAATCTCTCTGATTGGTCTGTAGAATGTAGTGGGAGGGACTCTGGCTGTGGTGGCTCCGCCTCTTGGCGCGTTTGGCCGTGTCATTGGACCGCTTGCCGGGGCGAGCAGTGTGGGAGGAGTAGTCGTCGGAGCCAGTCCGCTCATCACCGCCACCGCCGCCGGTGGACAGTCC
This portion of the Parambassis ranga chromosome 20, fParRan2.1, whole genome shotgun sequence genome encodes:
- the cnksr2a gene encoding connector enhancer of kinase suppressor of ras 2 — protein: MALVMEPVSKWSTSQVVDWMKGLDDCLQQYVCVFERGGVCGERLLRISHAELEELGVSRIGHQELILEAVDLLCALNSGLETESVRTLAHKLGASAKNLQNFISGRRRSSQSESRSSRRLPNDLLTSVVDLITAAKSLLAWLDRSPFAAVADYSVTRNNVIQLCLELTTIVQQDCTVFETENKILHVCKTLSEVCEHIVCVSSDPLVSQSAHLELVHLTNIKPSEGLGMYIKSTYDGLHVITGTTEGSPADRCKKIHAGDEVIQVNHQTVVGWQLRNLVGSLRADKGVVSLTLKKRPQSTLSSAPALLKNMRWKPLALQPTRSPGSSSATPSGTPTKNSALQDLYIPPPPAEPYAPRDETGALSGDEASRNHGSVCVAKRSESPNSFLDQESRRREEEEPVYCTTPTYGRLRPISMPVECNWVGDYEDPAKLNRESRREASLMRYVGLSTGGGGGDERTGSDDYSSHTARPGKRSNDTAKRAKRRSHHSQSPSHYILQTNQRDSPPRDSASIYHTYQQSSSLQSKNRKKNKGRGLASLSRRRVSCKALGRGDCEGWLWRKRDAKGYFSQKWKKYWFVLKENCLYWYINEEDEKAEGFVSLPEFKIDRASECRKKYAFKACHPKVKSFYFAADGVDDMNRWLSRLNMAAVGYAERERLRQEQDYWSESEHEDDATSSPKQDSPPPPYDTYPRPPSMSAYLEGRTTRLSSTETSRSRSSQEDFLCGDLPPPSSSSSAAEPQYHPGPLVGGGTTHSGRKAGGSSGSDIQYRCDPIEYRSSPAGGSSETGSPGRSSSSQRRSWQDLIETPLTEAGLHYLQTGPLEDAVFAEPGPGGGGCGSMTAGGVYTLPAQRNVPLPVVMQRLVPMATHGGKPRSFTLPRDSNLHVLLAPPAKEEQQAHNGAGEGVSLGDLFRACEQGGVCPLGRGGSEAKGQSEFRQSFLRRAADPQLNERLHRLRILTSTLKDREGELALIDRLLANPQLSSAEFQEWKRAYQELFNQEADATAESEHPGPPLTPSLSHTHSYIETHV